A section of the Pirellulales bacterium genome encodes:
- a CDS encoding DUF1559 domain-containing protein has product TDGMTKTILVGEASGRGARNGPSWRLSGCWSAGTNCIDTSGIINDVDAIGTDQFHSDHAGGVNMLYCDGSVHFLSDLTAPEVVRGLCTRNGYEAIPSDAF; this is encoded by the coding sequence CACCGACGGGATGACCAAGACGATCTTGGTCGGCGAAGCGAGCGGACGCGGGGCACGCAACGGCCCGAGTTGGCGATTGAGCGGCTGTTGGTCGGCCGGAACGAACTGCATCGACACATCGGGAATTATCAACGATGTCGATGCGATCGGGACCGATCAATTCCATTCCGATCATGCCGGCGGAGTCAACATGTTATATTGCGACGGATCGGTCCATTTTCTCTCGGATTTGACCGCTCCGGAGGTCGTTCGCGGACTATGCACGCGCAACGGATATGAAGCGATCCCGTCGGATGCATTCTGA